In Brevibacillus brevis, a genomic segment contains:
- a CDS encoding iron ABC transporter permease, producing MNSLLSNTFLKIMGVVAAFVLLAYLSYTSLVFGVIDTSWQTAIDAYTHFNGSNEHIAIRELRVPRVLNALTVGFTLGVAGTLLQSLTRNPVADVELFGLNAGASLFVVFAVTFIGISSLTEFTWISFLGAAVAGIIVYVLGSLGRDGLTPVKLVLAGAAITALASSIRHGMMVLNEKATDEVLFWLSGSVGGRKLEYLATVFPYMLVAWVAAFALARPIQTLLMGDDVAKGLGQRTLLVKLATGAVIVLLSGCAVAVAGPIGFVGLVTPHLARYFVGIDTRWVLLYSGLLGCILLLMADIAARFVAMPAEVPIGVMTALIGIPFFIYVARKGLDKG from the coding sequence ATGAACTCGTTACTGTCCAATACCTTTCTCAAAATAATGGGAGTAGTCGCAGCCTTCGTGCTTTTGGCTTACCTCAGCTACACCAGCCTCGTCTTCGGGGTGATCGATACGAGCTGGCAAACCGCCATCGATGCCTACACGCACTTCAATGGTTCAAATGAACACATCGCCATTCGAGAGCTGCGTGTCCCCCGTGTGCTGAACGCACTTACGGTAGGCTTCACCCTTGGTGTCGCCGGCACCCTGCTCCAATCGTTGACGAGAAATCCTGTCGCAGACGTCGAACTGTTCGGCCTGAATGCAGGTGCTTCCCTGTTCGTCGTTTTCGCAGTCACCTTCATCGGCATCAGCTCGTTGACCGAGTTTACCTGGATTTCGTTCCTCGGCGCAGCTGTCGCGGGGATCATCGTCTACGTGCTCGGGTCGCTGGGCAGGGACGGATTGACTCCGGTCAAGCTCGTACTCGCCGGAGCCGCGATCACCGCACTGGCCTCGTCTATCCGCCACGGCATGATGGTCTTGAACGAGAAGGCGACCGATGAAGTCCTCTTCTGGCTCTCCGGCTCCGTCGGCGGACGAAAGCTGGAGTACTTGGCCACCGTCTTTCCGTACATGCTCGTCGCCTGGGTCGCCGCCTTCGCTTTGGCCAGACCGATCCAGACCTTGCTCATGGGAGATGACGTCGCCAAGGGGCTCGGGCAGCGCACCTTGCTGGTGAAGCTGGCGACCGGCGCTGTCATCGTTCTCCTGTCCGGCTGCGCTGTCGCCGTCGCTGGCCCCATCGGCTTTGTCGGTTTGGTGACGCCCCATTTGGCGCGCTACTTCGTCGGCATCGACACGCGCTGGGTCTTGCTTTACAGCGGACTGCTCGGCTGCATCCTGCTGCTGATGGCGGACATCGCCGCTCGCTTCGTCGCGATGCCTGCTGAAGTCCCTATCGGTGTCATGACCGCCCTGATCGGCATCCCGTTCTTCATCTACGTCGCACGAAAGGGGCTGGATAAAGGATGA
- a CDS encoding iron-siderophore ABC transporter substrate-binding protein yields MFSRTYWATGGKAFVAVMMALMLIVTGCGGGGQATEQKPAEQKTEQQAAGGSNASEQSYTVKHAMGETTIKGTPQRIVMLTNQGEETLIALGIKPVGAVGSTVDPTKFFDFVSKDLEGAKLVGTEGQPNLEAIAALKPDLILGMKFRHEKIYQQLSAIAPTVFVEEPRGDWKENFMLYAEAVNKKAEGEKILADWNKRVEDFKAKAGDKLNTKVSVVRFMPGKVRIYYKNTFTGAIFQDLGLARPAAQDKDDFAAEVTKERIPEMDGDIMFYFTYETGKGEASKLEQEWTNDPLWKNLNVVKAGKAFKVDDTIWNTSGGVIAANKVLDELEGYIIGK; encoded by the coding sequence ATGTTTTCACGTACATATTGGGCCACGGGCGGGAAAGCGTTTGTCGCCGTCATGATGGCCTTGATGTTGATCGTTACAGGCTGCGGCGGCGGGGGGCAAGCCACCGAGCAGAAGCCTGCCGAGCAAAAAACGGAACAGCAGGCGGCTGGCGGGTCGAACGCTTCCGAGCAATCCTATACCGTTAAACATGCGATGGGTGAGACGACCATCAAAGGCACTCCGCAGCGCATCGTGATGCTGACGAACCAAGGTGAGGAAACTCTGATCGCGCTGGGGATCAAACCGGTCGGTGCAGTCGGTTCCACTGTAGATCCGACGAAATTCTTTGATTTCGTAAGCAAAGACCTCGAAGGCGCCAAACTGGTCGGAACGGAAGGCCAGCCAAACCTTGAAGCCATCGCTGCTCTCAAACCGGACCTGATCCTGGGCATGAAATTTCGTCATGAAAAAATCTATCAGCAGCTCTCCGCTATCGCTCCTACCGTGTTTGTAGAAGAGCCGCGCGGCGACTGGAAAGAAAACTTCATGCTGTACGCGGAAGCCGTAAACAAAAAGGCGGAAGGCGAAAAGATCCTCGCAGATTGGAACAAACGCGTAGAAGACTTCAAAGCAAAAGCAGGCGATAAGCTGAATACGAAGGTATCGGTCGTACGCTTCATGCCGGGCAAAGTACGCATCTACTACAAAAACACGTTCACCGGCGCTATTTTCCAAGACCTCGGCCTCGCTCGTCCTGCTGCCCAAGACAAAGACGATTTCGCAGCGGAAGTGACGAAAGAGCGCATCCCGGAAATGGATGGCGACATCATGTTCTACTTCACGTATGAGACAGGCAAAGGCGAAGCGTCCAAGCTGGAGCAAGAGTGGACCAACGATCCTCTGTGGAAAAACCTGAACGTCGTAAAAGCGGGCAAGGCTTTCAAAGTGGATGACACCATCTGGAACACCTCCGGCGGCGTGATCGCGGCAAATAAAGTGCTGGATGAGCTGGAAGGCTACATCATCGGCAAATAA
- the eno gene encoding phosphopyruvate hydratase, whose amino-acid sequence MAMITDIYAREIMDSRGNPTVEVEVYLEDGSMGRAAVPSGASTGAYEAVELRDGDKSRYLGKGVLKAVENVNEIIAPELIGMDALDQVGVDMAMLQLDGTNNKGKLGANAILGVSMAVARAAADSLGLPLYNYLGGFNARTLPVPMMNILNGGKHADNTVDIQEFMVMPVGAESFKEALRTGAEIFHSLKKVLSEKGLSTAVGDEGGFAPNLKSNEEAITTILAAIKAAGYEPGKDVFLALDVAATEMFKDGKYHFEGEGVVKTTEEMIAFYEDLVSKYPIISIEDGLSEDDWDGWKALTDKLGSKVQLVGDDLFVTNTERLARGIESATGNSILVKVNQIGTLTETFEAIEMAKRAGYTAVISHRSGETEDSTISDIAVATNAGQIKTGAPSRTDRVAKYNQLLRIEDELGDTSRFGGRAAFYNLKK is encoded by the coding sequence ATGGCGATGATTACTGACATCTACGCACGCGAAATTATGGATTCCCGCGGCAACCCGACTGTGGAAGTCGAAGTCTATCTGGAAGACGGTTCGATGGGCCGCGCTGCAGTACCGTCCGGGGCTTCTACCGGCGCTTATGAAGCGGTAGAGCTGCGCGATGGCGACAAGTCCCGTTACCTGGGCAAAGGCGTACTGAAAGCGGTCGAAAACGTAAACGAAATCATCGCGCCTGAGCTGATCGGCATGGACGCGCTGGATCAGGTCGGCGTCGATATGGCGATGCTTCAGCTCGATGGCACGAACAACAAAGGCAAGCTGGGCGCCAATGCGATCCTGGGCGTCTCCATGGCAGTTGCACGCGCAGCAGCAGATTCCTTGGGGCTGCCGCTGTACAACTACCTCGGCGGTTTCAATGCGAGAACCTTGCCTGTGCCGATGATGAACATCCTGAACGGCGGCAAGCATGCGGACAACACCGTCGACATCCAGGAATTCATGGTCATGCCGGTAGGGGCGGAATCCTTTAAAGAAGCGCTGCGCACCGGTGCGGAAATCTTCCACTCCCTGAAAAAGGTGCTGTCTGAAAAAGGTCTGAGCACCGCTGTTGGCGATGAGGGCGGCTTTGCGCCCAATCTGAAGTCCAACGAAGAAGCGATCACCACCATCCTGGCTGCGATCAAGGCTGCTGGCTACGAGCCTGGCAAAGACGTATTCCTCGCACTCGACGTAGCCGCGACAGAAATGTTCAAAGACGGCAAATACCACTTCGAAGGCGAAGGAGTCGTCAAAACAACCGAAGAAATGATCGCGTTCTACGAAGATCTGGTGAGCAAATACCCGATCATCTCGATTGAAGACGGTCTGTCCGAAGACGACTGGGACGGCTGGAAGGCTTTGACCGACAAACTGGGCAGCAAAGTGCAGCTGGTGGGCGACGACCTGTTCGTGACCAACACCGAGCGCCTGGCACGTGGGATCGAATCGGCGACAGGCAACTCCATCCTCGTGAAAGTGAACCAAATCGGTACGCTGACCGAGACGTTCGAAGCGATCGAAATGGCGAAGCGCGCCGGCTACACAGCAGTGATTTCCCACCGCTCCGGCGAGACCGAGGACTCCACGATCTCCGACATCGCAGTGGCGACCAATGCGGGTCAAATCAAGACCGGTGCGCCATCCCGTACCGACCGCGTAGCGAAGTACAACCAATTGCTGCGCATCGAGGACGAGCTGGGCGACACGTCCCGTTTCGGCGGCCGTGCTGCTTTCTACAACTTGAAAAAGTAA
- the gpmI gene encoding 2,3-bisphosphoglycerate-independent phosphoglycerate mutase: MAHRPKPVALLILDGFALRDETYGNAVAQAKKPNFDRYWNQYPHTTLEASGLAVGLPEGQMGNSEVGHLNIGAGRVVYQDLTRITKSIREGEFFENETLLEAFRHVKEKGKQLHLFGLLSDGGVHSHIDHLFAILEMAKRQNVDRVYIHGFLDGRDVSPDSAVGYIERLQAKIAETGVGRIATVQGRYYAMDRDKRWERIEKAYRAMVYADAPQYQDPIKAVKESYEKSIMDEFVMPTVIVDEQGEPVATIQDEDAIIFFNFRPDRAIQISQAFTNDDFRGFDRGEKHPRHLHFVCLTHFSESVDGYVAYKPSNLDNTLGEVLSQQGLKQLRIAETEKYPHVTFFFSGGREQEFPGETRILIPSPKVATYDLKPEMSAIELTDAVVAEIEADHFDAIILNFANCDMVGHSGKMEPTIKAVETVDTCLGRVVEAITAKGGVAVITADHGNADLMLDPEGRPITSHSTYPVPVIVTKEGATLREGGVLADLSPTLLDLLGAPQPEEMTGKSLLAK; encoded by the coding sequence ATGGCACATCGGCCCAAACCGGTTGCGCTGCTGATCCTGGACGGCTTTGCCCTGCGCGACGAGACGTACGGCAATGCGGTAGCGCAAGCGAAAAAACCGAACTTTGACCGTTATTGGAACCAATATCCCCACACGACATTGGAGGCGAGCGGGCTCGCTGTCGGCTTGCCCGAGGGACAGATGGGCAATTCCGAGGTAGGCCACCTCAACATCGGTGCCGGCCGCGTGGTTTACCAGGACTTGACCCGCATCACCAAATCGATCCGGGAAGGCGAATTTTTCGAGAACGAAACCTTGCTCGAAGCTTTTCGCCACGTCAAGGAAAAAGGCAAGCAGCTGCATTTGTTCGGGCTTTTGTCGGACGGCGGCGTACACAGCCACATTGACCATCTGTTTGCGATTCTCGAGATGGCGAAGCGGCAAAACGTCGACCGGGTCTACATCCACGGCTTTTTGGACGGACGGGACGTTTCGCCGGACAGCGCAGTAGGCTACATCGAGCGGCTGCAAGCCAAGATTGCAGAGACCGGCGTAGGCAGGATCGCCACCGTGCAAGGCCGCTACTACGCGATGGATCGCGACAAGCGGTGGGAACGTATCGAGAAAGCGTACCGCGCCATGGTGTACGCGGATGCTCCCCAGTATCAGGATCCGATCAAGGCCGTCAAGGAATCGTACGAGAAGTCGATCATGGACGAGTTCGTCATGCCGACAGTCATCGTGGATGAGCAGGGAGAGCCTGTCGCTACGATCCAGGACGAGGACGCCATCATCTTTTTCAACTTCCGTCCGGACCGGGCGATTCAAATCTCGCAGGCATTCACCAACGACGATTTCCGCGGATTCGATCGGGGAGAAAAGCATCCGCGTCACCTGCACTTCGTCTGCCTGACCCATTTTTCCGAGTCGGTGGACGGCTATGTGGCCTACAAGCCTTCCAATCTGGACAACACGCTGGGCGAAGTGCTGTCTCAGCAAGGACTGAAGCAGCTGCGCATTGCGGAGACGGAAAAGTACCCGCACGTGACGTTCTTCTTCAGCGGCGGACGAGAGCAGGAGTTCCCGGGCGAGACGCGCATTCTCATTCCGTCGCCGAAAGTCGCGACCTACGATCTCAAGCCGGAGATGAGCGCGATCGAGCTGACCGATGCGGTCGTGGCCGAGATCGAGGCAGACCACTTCGACGCGATTATCCTCAACTTCGCCAACTGCGACATGGTCGGCCATTCGGGCAAGATGGAGCCGACCATCAAGGCGGTCGAGACCGTGGACACGTGCCTGGGCCGCGTAGTGGAGGCGATCACGGCAAAAGGCGGGGTGGCGGTCATCACAGCCGATCACGGCAATGCCGACCTGATGCTCGATCCGGAAGGCCGTCCGATCACTTCGCACAGCACATACCCGGTGCCGGTGATCGTGACGAAGGAAGGAGCCACCCTGCGCGAGGGCGGCGTCCTGGCCGATCTTTCGCCGACCCTGCTCGACCTGCTGGGTGCGCCGCAGCCAGAGGAAATGACAGGCAAATCGTTACTTGCAAAATAA
- the tpiA gene encoding triose-phosphate isomerase, producing the protein MRTPIIAGNWKMFKTIAEATQFAKDAVAGGAAAGVEKVVCAPFTALPALGQILAGSDIALGAQNMHFEEQGAFTGEISPGMLKEIGVKYVILGHSERRQYFNETDETVNKKVLAALKHGLKPIVCVGESLEQREAGETATVVRTQTEGALAGLEAAQLADVVIAYEPIWAIGTGKSSTAEDANETIAIIRQVIAERFGQKTAEEVRIQYGGSVKPENIASYMAQPDIDGALVGGASLQPDSYLQLINGAAK; encoded by the coding sequence TTGAGAACGCCAATTATCGCGGGGAACTGGAAGATGTTCAAAACGATTGCCGAGGCGACGCAGTTTGCGAAGGACGCAGTTGCGGGCGGCGCAGCTGCTGGTGTAGAAAAGGTGGTTTGCGCACCGTTTACCGCTTTGCCTGCCCTCGGGCAAATTCTCGCAGGCTCGGATATCGCACTGGGCGCGCAAAACATGCACTTTGAGGAACAAGGCGCTTTCACCGGCGAGATCAGCCCGGGCATGCTAAAGGAAATCGGCGTGAAGTACGTCATCCTCGGCCACTCGGAGCGCCGTCAGTACTTCAATGAGACGGATGAAACCGTCAACAAAAAAGTGCTCGCTGCCCTGAAGCACGGACTGAAGCCGATCGTGTGCGTAGGGGAAAGCCTGGAGCAGCGGGAAGCGGGCGAGACCGCGACCGTCGTGCGCACCCAGACCGAAGGCGCTTTGGCCGGACTGGAAGCGGCGCAGCTCGCTGATGTCGTCATCGCATACGAGCCGATCTGGGCGATTGGAACAGGCAAGTCATCCACGGCAGAGGATGCGAATGAGACGATCGCGATCATTCGGCAGGTCATTGCCGAGCGCTTCGGCCAAAAGACGGCGGAGGAAGTGCGCATCCAGTACGGGGGAAGCGTCAAGCCGGAGAACATCGCCAGCTACATGGCGCAGCCGGATATCGACGGAGCGCTGGTGGGCGGAGCGAGCCTACAGCCTGACAGTTATTTGCAGCTGATCAATGGAGCAGCGAAGTAA
- a CDS encoding RNA polymerase sigma factor — translation MNKNDLIEQWFLRYGDDIYKFLVYYTGSRDVDDLVQDVFLKALGAVGSFEGRAQPKTWLLTIARHTAIDHARKKRLRSWLPDMWLSNLTSEEKTPEEIFDLQEEQQTLYRAIRQVKPAYREVLILRGIKGLSSRETAEILGWTENKVNVTLHRAMKAVKEKLELEGKELIGNAI, via the coding sequence ATGAACAAAAACGACTTGATCGAGCAATGGTTCCTGCGTTACGGCGACGACATATACAAGTTTCTCGTCTACTACACAGGCAGCCGGGATGTCGACGATCTGGTCCAGGACGTTTTTCTCAAGGCTCTCGGAGCTGTCGGCTCGTTCGAAGGGAGGGCCCAGCCCAAGACGTGGCTTCTCACGATCGCACGCCACACCGCGATCGATCACGCACGGAAGAAGCGCTTGCGCAGCTGGCTTCCCGACATGTGGCTCTCGAATTTGACGTCAGAAGAAAAAACGCCGGAAGAGATTTTCGATCTCCAGGAAGAACAGCAAACCTTGTACCGCGCCATCCGCCAAGTAAAGCCCGCCTATCGCGAGGTGCTTATTCTCAGGGGCATCAAAGGCCTTTCGTCCAGAGAAACGGCAGAAATCCTCGGCTGGACGGAAAACAAGGTGAATGTCACCCTGCACCGTGCCATGAAGGCCGTCAAGGAGAAACTGGAGCTGGAGGGAAAGGAGCTGATCGGCAATGCCATTTAA
- a CDS encoding iron ABC transporter permease yields MKEYFSLRLGKRATSVQIHKKTLLFSLIALFLTFAVAVVSLGLGEMKIHPLDVLKVIFGAGSEQDALIVQQFRMPRIIVAILVGAALASAGAIMQGIVRNPLAAPDILGISGGASIAAVGFLLLFETASIKWLPPIAFLGAMLTTLLLYILAWKNGVTPLRLVMIGVGIKIAAGAIVTILIMFSPFLLQNKALLWLTGSIYGVDWNDVLMILPWVVILILAAALLTRRVNIQQLGDDVATSLGSYLQWDRFLLLMICAALTGTAVSVGGDISFVALLAPHIAKQLIGPSFGGALPLSAFIGALIVLLADLVARVAFTPIEVPVGVFTSAVGAPFFIYLLYKNRNR; encoded by the coding sequence ATGAAAGAGTACTTTTCGCTGCGTCTGGGCAAACGTGCGACTTCCGTGCAAATCCATAAGAAAACGCTGTTGTTCAGCCTGATCGCCCTCTTTCTGACCTTTGCCGTGGCTGTCGTCAGCCTGGGGCTGGGGGAAATGAAGATCCATCCCCTCGATGTGCTGAAGGTCATATTCGGCGCCGGATCGGAGCAGGACGCCTTGATCGTCCAGCAGTTTCGGATGCCGCGCATCATCGTCGCCATCCTGGTAGGTGCGGCCTTAGCTTCAGCCGGGGCGATCATGCAAGGGATCGTCCGCAATCCACTGGCTGCTCCCGACATTCTCGGGATCTCCGGAGGCGCTTCGATCGCTGCCGTCGGCTTTTTGCTCCTGTTTGAAACGGCCAGCATCAAATGGCTGCCGCCCATCGCTTTTCTCGGGGCCATGCTGACGACGCTGCTCCTGTACATCCTGGCCTGGAAAAATGGCGTGACTCCGCTCCGACTCGTGATGATCGGGGTCGGAATCAAGATCGCGGCTGGCGCTATCGTGACCATCCTGATCATGTTCAGCCCGTTTCTCTTGCAAAACAAAGCATTGCTCTGGCTCACCGGAAGCATTTACGGAGTGGACTGGAACGACGTCCTGATGATCCTCCCCTGGGTGGTCATCCTGATCCTGGCAGCCGCCTTGCTTACGCGCCGCGTCAACATACAGCAGCTCGGCGACGATGTCGCCACGAGTCTCGGAAGCTACCTGCAATGGGATCGCTTCCTCTTGCTGATGATTTGCGCAGCCTTGACCGGAACAGCCGTGTCCGTCGGCGGCGATATCAGCTTCGTCGCGCTGCTGGCGCCGCATATCGCCAAACAGCTGATCGGCCCTTCATTTGGCGGAGCGCTGCCGCTTTCGGCATTCATCGGTGCCTTGATCGTGCTCCTCGCTGATCTCGTCGCCAGAGTAGCTTTTACACCCATCGAAGTCCCGGTAGGCGTCTTCACCTCGGCAGTCGGCGCCCCGTTTTTCATTTACTTGCTGTACAAAAACCGGAATCGCTAG
- a CDS encoding ABC transporter permease, with protein sequence MTAFSMWFAFAFVLIALLLSVWQKLGLEKEIAIGTVRSTVQLLAIGYVLQFVFQSDHIGFILILIVMMVSVASWNAASRGAGLPGIFWRIAIALSVTELVTMGLLVLLGLVSPTPQYLIPMSGMIIGSSMVVCGLYLNHMNRETESSRGEIEALLSLGATPRQAIQGVLKRAVKASMIPTFDTMKTIGLVQLPGMMTGMIVAGASPIDAVRYQILIMLTFSSSAAISAVLISLISYRLWFTKESILRS encoded by the coding sequence ATGACTGCCTTTTCCATGTGGTTTGCCTTTGCCTTCGTGCTGATCGCCCTGCTCCTGTCCGTCTGGCAGAAGCTCGGCCTGGAAAAGGAAATCGCGATCGGCACCGTTCGCTCCACCGTTCAGTTGCTCGCCATCGGCTACGTCCTGCAATTCGTCTTTCAATCCGACCATATCGGGTTCATCCTGATCCTGATCGTCATGATGGTGAGTGTCGCCTCTTGGAATGCTGCCAGCCGGGGAGCCGGTTTGCCCGGCATTTTCTGGCGGATCGCCATCGCTCTGAGCGTGACCGAGCTCGTCACCATGGGACTGCTGGTGCTGCTCGGCCTGGTCTCTCCTACCCCGCAATATTTGATTCCGATGAGCGGCATGATCATCGGCAGCTCGATGGTCGTCTGCGGTCTCTATCTCAACCATATGAACCGCGAGACAGAGAGCTCGCGCGGCGAGATCGAAGCGCTGCTCTCTCTGGGAGCCACCCCTCGCCAGGCGATTCAGGGCGTGCTGAAACGGGCTGTGAAAGCGAGCATGATTCCCACCTTTGACACGATGAAAACAATCGGACTGGTGCAGCTTCCCGGCATGATGACAGGGATGATTGTCGCCGGTGCCAGCCCGATCGACGCGGTTCGCTACCAGATTCTCATCATGCTCACCTTCTCTTCCTCGGCTGCCATCTCGGCTGTTCTCATCAGTTTGATCAGCTACCGCCTGTGGTTTACAAAAGAATCGATTTTGCGTTCCTGA
- a CDS encoding YjgB family protein, with product MPFKSDEQLLKELGKLPNMEMPPETKKKIITTIRSKEATHMEQTVNKRSFGQIGKGLAVCSILVAACWMGTALIQGNQPAALPDITNGSSPAAPKTQPAAPGPSHGTAQPTPVVPANDELLTTIRKQAEKGAVINSPYTVETTVFDTVEKAWGAPDSSVYANGLTYATYKNRGVVIGYNKGMQIAEIRSLDPKIQKLTLAEIERQWGKPNRVSEFAGQQIYTYDVTDKYQVKFAFEQPSTGNGLTLVQYSVYYPQGNRNLMADLAPAELLTTLRDLAKNGQTLGSEFRVEKDVFDTVEKQWGKPDVVSTVSGITYNTYRDRGLVFGFNKGMQIVDIRSYNYQLQYVSLADVVKTLGKPTSTANVAGQTIYTYKVSDKYELKIVFSSIATGSNNDKVFVDHVNVFYPRGTINNMAG from the coding sequence ATGCCATTTAAAAGCGACGAACAACTGCTGAAGGAGCTCGGCAAGCTGCCCAATATGGAAATGCCACCGGAAACCAAGAAGAAAATCATCACGACTATCCGATCCAAGGAGGCTACTCACATGGAACAAACGGTAAACAAACGCAGCTTTGGCCAAATCGGCAAAGGACTGGCGGTCTGCTCCATCCTCGTCGCTGCATGCTGGATGGGGACTGCGCTCATTCAAGGCAACCAGCCGGCCGCGCTGCCTGACATTACGAATGGATCGTCTCCCGCTGCACCGAAGACGCAGCCTGCCGCTCCGGGGCCAAGCCACGGCACTGCCCAACCGACCCCAGTGGTACCAGCCAATGACGAGCTGCTCACTACCATCCGCAAACAAGCGGAAAAAGGGGCAGTCATCAACTCCCCATATACAGTGGAGACGACGGTGTTTGATACTGTCGAAAAGGCTTGGGGTGCTCCCGACAGCAGCGTCTATGCAAATGGGCTGACGTACGCAACCTATAAAAATCGCGGGGTTGTCATCGGCTACAACAAAGGCATGCAAATCGCCGAAATCCGCTCCCTCGATCCGAAAATCCAAAAGCTCACGCTGGCCGAGATCGAACGGCAGTGGGGCAAACCGAACCGCGTCAGCGAATTCGCCGGGCAACAAATCTACACCTACGATGTCACGGACAAATACCAGGTCAAATTCGCGTTTGAGCAGCCATCCACGGGAAATGGACTGACCCTCGTGCAATACAGCGTCTACTACCCGCAAGGCAACCGGAACCTGATGGCCGATTTGGCCCCTGCTGAGCTGCTTACTACCCTTCGCGACCTGGCGAAAAACGGCCAGACCCTGGGTAGCGAATTCCGTGTGGAAAAGGATGTCTTTGACACCGTCGAAAAGCAATGGGGCAAGCCGGACGTCGTTTCCACCGTCAGCGGCATCACATACAACACGTACCGGGATAGGGGGCTTGTCTTCGGCTTTAACAAAGGAATGCAGATCGTGGATATTCGCTCCTACAACTACCAGCTACAGTACGTTTCCCTCGCAGACGTCGTGAAGACCCTGGGCAAACCGACTAGCACAGCCAATGTAGCGGGCCAAACCATCTACACCTACAAAGTCAGTGACAAGTACGAGCTGAAAATTGTCTTTTCCAGCATCGCCACCGGCTCCAACAACGACAAAGTGTTTGTCGATCACGTCAACGTCTTCTATCCGCGCGGCACGATCAACAACATGGCAGGCTGA
- a CDS encoding ABC transporter ATP-binding protein: MHALETRQLTLSYGERNIIEGLNLNIPRGKITVFIGSNGSGKSTLLRSLARLLKPKDGAILLDGESIAKQSTKEVAKRLAILPQGPSAPEGLTVLQLVKQGRYPYQNWLQQWSEEDEKMVTRALEATQLSALANRPVDSLSGGQRQRAWIAMTLAQGTETILLDEPTTYLDMSHQIEILDLLFELNETEQRTIVMVLHDLNLACRYAHHIVAVHNQTVVAEGSPDDVLTTDLVRTVFDMDCQITLDPLYGTPMCIPYSKSRLAAAVLEQRTAVLS; encoded by the coding sequence ATGCACGCTTTGGAAACTCGCCAGTTGACGTTATCCTATGGAGAACGCAATATCATTGAAGGGCTGAATCTGAACATCCCCCGCGGCAAGATTACGGTCTTTATCGGCAGCAACGGGAGCGGAAAGTCGACGCTGCTGCGTTCCCTTGCCCGTTTGCTGAAGCCAAAGGACGGCGCCATCCTGCTCGACGGCGAATCGATCGCCAAGCAATCGACCAAGGAAGTTGCCAAACGGCTTGCCATATTGCCGCAAGGACCAAGCGCTCCCGAGGGACTGACCGTGCTGCAGCTGGTCAAGCAAGGGCGCTATCCGTACCAAAACTGGCTACAGCAATGGTCCGAGGAAGACGAGAAGATGGTGACACGCGCCCTCGAAGCCACACAGCTCTCCGCCCTCGCCAACCGCCCCGTCGACTCTCTCTCCGGCGGTCAGCGCCAACGTGCATGGATCGCTATGACGCTGGCGCAAGGGACGGAAACGATCCTGCTCGACGAACCGACCACGTATCTCGACATGTCCCACCAGATCGAGATCCTGGACCTATTGTTCGAGCTGAACGAGACCGAGCAGCGCACGATTGTCATGGTCTTGCACGACTTGAATCTGGCATGCCGCTACGCCCATCACATCGTCGCGGTGCACAACCAGACCGTCGTGGCAGAAGGCTCTCCCGACGATGTGCTGACGACAGACCTGGTCCGAACCGTCTTTGATATGGATTGCCAAATCACTCTCGATCCTCTCTACGGCACGCCGATGTGCATTCCGTACAGCAAGAGCCGCCTGGCTGCCGCTGTCCTGGAGCAGAGGACCGCTGTGCTGTCGTAA